From the genome of Chroicocephalus ridibundus chromosome 1, bChrRid1.1, whole genome shotgun sequence, one region includes:
- the SOCS2 gene encoding suppressor of cytokine signaling 2: MTLRSTGSLESAEGSRARWGQPAAAAPVAEESREAAQLATAMEELRRAGWYWGNMTVAEAKERLQDAPEGTFLVRDSSHSEYLLTISVKTSAGPTNLRIEYQDGKFRLDSITCVRSRLKQFNSVVHLIEYYVLMCKDRTETPSNGTVHLYLNKPLYMSAPSLQHRCRITINKCTNQIWELPLPTRLKEYLKEYQYQV, from the exons atGACCCTGCGCTCCACCGGGTCCCTGGAGAGCGCCGAGGGCTCCCGGGCGCGCTGGGGgcagcccgcggcggcggcgcccgttGCCGAGGAGTCCCGTGAGGCGGCGCAGCTGGCCACGGCTATGGAGGAGCTGCGGCGGGCAG GGTGGTACTGGGGCAACATGACTGTTGCTGAAGCCAAGGAGAGATTACAGGATGCCCCCGAAGGGACCTTCTTGGTTAGGGATAGTTCACATTCAGAGTATCTACTGACTATTTCGGTAAAAACATCAGCAGGACCGACCAATTTACGTATAGAATACCAAGATGGCAAGTTTAGACTGGACTCTATCACTTGTGTCAGGTCTAGACTTAAACAGTTCAACAGTGTTGTGCATTTGATTGAGTACTATGTTCTTATGTGCAAGGACAGAACCGAAACGCCTTCAAACGGAACTGTTCATCTTTACTTGAACAAACCTCTCTATATGTCTGCTCCATCTCTGCAACACCGCTGCAGAATAACTATAAACAAATGTACAAATCAGATCTGGGAGCTGCCTTTACCAACAAGACTAAAAGAGTACTTGAAAGAGTACCAATACCAGGTATAA